Genomic segment of Longimicrobium sp.:
CGGTCGTCCGGCTCCTTGACGATCGCGGGAACCTCGGCCCAGCCGAGCCGCCGCACCGCGCGCCAGCGCCGCTCGCCCGCAACCAGCTCCCACTCCGCGCCCTCGGGGGCGCCCGCGGGCGCGGGGCGCACCACCAGCGCCTGCAGGAGACCGTTCTGGCGGATGGAGGCTTCCAGCTCGGCGAGCTGCGCCTCGGCGAACTCGCGGCGGGGCTGGAAGGGATTTGGCGCGATGCGGGCCACCGAGACCATGCGGATTCCATCCGCGGGCGCGGTCTCGCCCTGGGGCTGCGAGTACTCGCCGAGGAGCGCGCTGAGGCCTTTGCCCAGGCGGGCCTTCTTCACGGCGGACACTTAGCGGGCCCCCACGGCGGTCGGCTCCGCCAGCGCCTCGGAAGCACGGCTCCCATTGCGGGCGATCACCTCGTTGGCCAATGAAAGGTAGCTCTTGGCCCCAACCGAGAGAACGTCGTAGAGCACGATCGGCTTCCCAAAGGAGGGTGCCTCGGCGATGCGGACGTTCCGCGGGATGGTGGTGCGGTACACCTTGGGGCCGAAGTACTCCTTGGCCTCGTCCGCCACCTGGCGCGACAGGTTCAGCCGCCCGTCGTACATCGTCATCAGCACCCCCTCTATCTGCAAGCGCGGGTTGAGGTTACCCTGCACGAGGGTGATCGTGTTCAGGAGCTGCGACAGCCCCTCGAGCGCGTAGAACTCGCACTGGATGGGGATCAGCACCGAGTCGGCCGCGGCCATCGTGTTCAGCGTCAGCAGGCCCAGCGAGGGCGGGCAGTCGATCACTATGTATTCGTAGCTGTCGCGGATGGAGGCGAGCGCGTTGCGCAGCACCCCCTCGCGCCCGCGCCGGC
This window contains:
- a CDS encoding ParA family protein is translated as MSRIIAIANQKGGVGKTTTAINLAACLAVAEKKTLVIDTDPQGNATSGLGINKDSLRYSIYDILSDDLPVADAVVKNVHFPFLDVVPATRDLVGVEVELVSRRGREGVLRNALASIRDSYEYIVIDCPPSLGLLTLNTMAAADSVLIPIQCEFYALEGLSQLLNTITLVQGNLNPRLQIEGVLMTMYDGRLNLSRQVADEAKEYFGPKVYRTTIPRNVRIAEAPSFGKPIVLYDVLSVGAKSYLSLANEVIARNGSRASEALAEPTAVGAR